A genomic window from Parvularcula sp. LCG005 includes:
- the gyrB gene encoding DNA topoisomerase (ATP-hydrolyzing) subunit B, protein MRMSGDAAEAPEPTDSEVPVELVQDEYGAQSIKVLKGLDAVRKRPGMYIGDTDDGSGLHHMVYEVIDNSIDEALAGHCDTVFMSLNDDGSVTVSDNGRGIPTDMHEGEGMSAAQVIMTQLHAGGKFDQNSYKVSGGLHGVGVSVVNALSDWLKLRIYRNGKVHEMEFRNGDAVEDLKVLGDTDKRGTEITFHPSADIFAITEFDFETLERRLRELAFLNSGVRIVLRDARHVDPVELTLHYDGGLVEFVRYLDSSKQAIVSQPLYVTTEKDGITVEAALWWNESYHERVLCFTNNIPQRDGGTHLAGFRGALTRVVNGYAASSGILKKEKVSLTGDDAREGLTCVLSVKVPDPKFSSQTKDKLVSSEVRPVVESALNEALNEWFEEHPSDAKKIVNKVVEAAAAREAAKKARELTRRKGALDISSLPGKLADCQERDPAKSELFLVEGDSAGGSAKQARNRENQAILPLKGKILNVERARFDKMLSSQEVGTLITALGTGIGRDDFNIDKLRYHKIVIMTDADVDGAHIRTLLLTFFYRQMPEIIRRGYLYIAQPPLYKVVRGKSEQYLLDEAALENYLYHEGLEGASLTLSNGEVMVGSDLETAISAARAAQARMAPFPDRFPRMIIVQSAMAGVMGSDDVTDAMAAKMAERLDLVSEEYERGWVVKPDGNGGVDISRTLRGVDENYHLGAEVLASGDAKRLAAAIDPLRAIFEAPAILRRKESEIAVYGPGSLLRAVKAAGQHGNKMQRYKGLGEMNPEQLWETTLDADARQLLQVHIDEADEADDVFSKLMGDIVEPRREFIQSNALEAELDI, encoded by the coding sequence TTGCGGATGAGCGGTGACGCTGCCGAAGCCCCGGAACCGACCGACAGTGAAGTGCCTGTGGAACTCGTCCAGGATGAGTACGGGGCCCAGTCGATCAAGGTCCTGAAAGGGCTCGATGCCGTGCGCAAACGCCCCGGCATGTATATCGGCGATACCGATGACGGGTCGGGCCTGCACCATATGGTCTATGAGGTCATCGACAATTCCATCGACGAGGCACTCGCGGGGCATTGCGACACTGTCTTCATGAGCCTGAATGACGATGGCTCGGTCACGGTCTCCGATAATGGCCGCGGCATTCCGACGGACATGCACGAAGGCGAGGGGATGTCGGCGGCGCAGGTCATCATGACCCAGCTGCACGCGGGCGGGAAATTCGACCAGAATTCCTACAAGGTCTCTGGCGGCCTGCACGGCGTGGGCGTCTCGGTGGTCAACGCGCTTTCCGACTGGCTGAAGCTGCGGATCTATCGCAATGGCAAGGTCCATGAGATGGAGTTCCGCAATGGCGACGCCGTTGAGGACCTCAAAGTGCTCGGCGATACGGACAAGCGCGGTACGGAAATCACCTTCCATCCGTCTGCCGATATTTTTGCAATTACCGAGTTTGACTTTGAGACGCTGGAGCGTCGCCTGCGCGAGCTCGCTTTCCTGAACTCCGGCGTTCGGATTGTGCTGCGCGATGCGCGCCACGTCGACCCAGTGGAATTGACCCTGCACTATGATGGGGGTCTGGTCGAATTCGTAAGGTATCTGGACAGCTCCAAACAGGCGATTGTCAGTCAGCCCCTCTATGTGACGACCGAGAAAGACGGCATCACGGTCGAGGCGGCGCTGTGGTGGAATGAGAGCTATCACGAGCGGGTGCTGTGCTTCACCAACAATATTCCTCAGCGCGATGGCGGCACGCACCTTGCGGGCTTCCGGGGCGCGCTGACCCGCGTGGTGAACGGCTATGCGGCATCGTCGGGCATTCTGAAGAAAGAAAAAGTCAGCCTGACGGGCGATGATGCGCGCGAAGGCCTGACCTGTGTTCTGTCCGTCAAGGTGCCTGATCCGAAATTCAGCTCACAGACCAAAGACAAGCTGGTTTCATCTGAGGTTCGCCCTGTTGTTGAAAGCGCGCTGAACGAGGCTTTGAACGAATGGTTTGAAGAGCATCCTTCTGACGCCAAGAAAATCGTCAACAAGGTTGTCGAAGCGGCCGCCGCCCGCGAAGCGGCCAAGAAGGCCCGTGAATTGACCCGCCGCAAAGGCGCGCTCGACATTTCGTCCTTGCCCGGCAAACTGGCGGACTGTCAGGAACGCGATCCGGCCAAATCCGAACTGTTCCTAGTGGAAGGGGACTCCGCTGGCGGCTCTGCCAAGCAGGCCCGCAATCGAGAAAACCAAGCCATTCTGCCGCTCAAGGGCAAGATCCTGAACGTGGAACGGGCACGGTTTGACAAGATGCTGTCGAGCCAGGAGGTCGGTACGCTGATCACCGCTCTGGGGACGGGGATTGGCCGCGACGATTTCAATATCGACAAGCTGCGCTATCACAAGATCGTCATCATGACCGATGCTGACGTCGATGGCGCGCATATTCGGACGCTCCTGCTGACCTTCTTCTATCGTCAGATGCCGGAGATCATCCGACGCGGTTATCTCTATATCGCGCAACCGCCGCTCTATAAGGTGGTGCGTGGCAAGTCCGAGCAATATCTGCTGGATGAAGCAGCGCTTGAAAACTATCTGTACCATGAAGGCCTTGAGGGGGCATCGCTTACCCTGTCCAACGGGGAAGTCATGGTCGGGTCAGATCTTGAAACGGCGATCAGTGCCGCGCGTGCGGCACAGGCCCGCATGGCGCCATTCCCGGACCGTTTTCCGCGGATGATCATCGTGCAAAGCGCAATGGCCGGTGTCATGGGGTCGGACGACGTCACCGATGCCATGGCCGCCAAGATGGCCGAGCGTCTTGATCTGGTGTCTGAGGAATATGAACGCGGCTGGGTGGTCAAACCTGACGGCAATGGCGGGGTCGATATTTCCCGGACATTGCGGGGTGTGGATGAGAACTATCATCTGGGTGCAGAAGTGCTGGCCAGTGGCGATGCAAAACGTCTGGCAGCAGCCATTGATCCGCTGAGAGCAATCTTTGAAGCACCCGCCATCCTGCGTCGCAAAGAGTCCGAGATTGCCGTCTATGGCCCCGGCAGCCTGCTGCGGGCGGTGAAGGCTGCGGGGCAGCATGGCAACAAGATGCAGCGGTATAAGGGGCTGGGGGAGATGAACCCCGAGCAATTGTGGGAAACCACGCTGGATGCCGATGCGCGCCAGTTGCTGCAGGTTCATATCGATGAAGCCGATGAAGCCGATGATGTGTTCAGCAAGCTGATGGGTGATATCGTCGAGCCGCGGCGGGAGTTCATCCAGTCGAACGCCCTTGAGGCTGAACTGGATATCTGA
- the rarD gene encoding EamA family transporter RarD — MTGTSQNNETRLGVLSSAAAYSMWGLFPLYFLALRGTAADEILSHRILWSVPFGALIITLRSQWPEIRRGLTTPFILMRLAMAAGVIAVNWLIYIIAVQNNHIFEASLGYYINPLMYVLVGVVVLKERLRQKQLFAVVLAATGVAILTVYGGKFPLVSVVLAASFTAYGFIRKRTDIGAMPGLFIETLLLSPIAGSYLLWLLMTSETGIASGDTATVSLLVMAGPITVLPLLLFAIGARRLTLATLGFLQFIGPTLQFMIGLIEGEPFTRAHQICFGMIWLAAALFAYDAWQSRPRAVAARAARAAGPSARPVK; from the coding sequence ATGACCGGAACGAGCCAAAATAATGAGACCCGCCTTGGTGTTCTCTCCTCTGCTGCTGCCTACAGCATGTGGGGCCTTTTCCCGCTTTACTTCCTCGCACTGCGCGGAACGGCGGCGGACGAAATTCTCAGTCACCGCATTTTATGGTCCGTCCCCTTCGGGGCACTGATCATCACCCTGCGTAGCCAATGGCCTGAGATCCGCCGTGGCCTTACGACCCCTTTTATTCTGATGCGGTTGGCCATGGCCGCCGGTGTTATCGCCGTGAACTGGCTGATCTACATTATCGCGGTACAGAATAACCACATTTTTGAAGCCAGCCTCGGCTATTACATCAACCCGCTCATGTACGTGCTGGTGGGCGTCGTCGTGCTCAAGGAACGACTGCGGCAGAAGCAGCTTTTTGCCGTCGTCCTGGCCGCCACTGGCGTTGCGATATTGACCGTATATGGAGGAAAATTCCCTCTCGTCTCGGTCGTTCTGGCGGCCAGTTTTACGGCCTATGGTTTCATTCGGAAGCGCACAGATATCGGCGCGATGCCAGGCCTCTTTATCGAGACGCTGTTGCTGTCGCCAATCGCTGGCAGCTATCTTCTCTGGCTACTGATGACCAGTGAAACGGGAATTGCCAGTGGAGACACGGCAACGGTGTCTCTCCTCGTCATGGCGGGCCCGATCACGGTCCTTCCCCTTCTGCTGTTCGCTATCGGCGCGCGGCGCCTGACCTTAGCTACACTTGGCTTTCTGCAATTCATCGGACCGACGCTGCAGTTCATGATTGGCCTCATTGAGGGAGAACCCTTCACCCGCGCGCACCAGATTTGCTTTGGCATGATCTGGCTGGCCGCAGCACTCTTTGCCTACGATGCCTGGCAGTCGCGGCCCCGCGCTGTTGCTGCCCGCGCCGCGCGAGCAGCGGGGCCATCTGCGCGGCCGGTGAAATAG
- a CDS encoding SulP family inorganic anion transporter, translated as MLKPTLAAFAEKLSIAPREAGPLGIGQIKTDILSGLTVALALVPEAVAFAFVAGVNPLVGLYAAFMVGLITALIGGRPGMISGATGALAVVMVALVAQHGVEYLFATVVLMGIMQIFAGVFRLGKFMRLVPHPVMLGFVNGLAIVIFLAQLSQFKVPGSVVTTDHGMTGGEWLSGLPLVMMLGLVALTMAIIWVTPKITRAIPAPLAGIGIVAALVIGFGIDVPRVGDLASIKGGLPPFHLPMVPLSLETFQIIFPYALILAAIGLIESLLTLNLVGEITGQRGGASQECIAQGTANVVTGFFGGMGGCAMIGQSMINVKSGGRTRIAGVAAALFLLAFILFASPLIEMIPLAALVGVMFMVVIGTFAWRSLVIMQKIPLIDAFVIVLVTVVTVWHDLAVAVVVGVIVSALAYAWNNASRIHARTRMNDDGHKVYEIDGPLFFGSASGFTELFDPAGDPDRVIVDFMNSRVVDQSALQAIEDIAAKYEGQGKEIRLRHLTPVCHRLLGRAGQLMIDSDDDPQYGVAVDYSVRTGRLSGGH; from the coding sequence ATGCTGAAACCAACCCTCGCCGCTTTTGCGGAAAAGCTTTCTATTGCCCCGCGTGAAGCCGGGCCGTTGGGTATTGGGCAGATCAAGACCGACATCCTGTCTGGCCTGACCGTGGCACTGGCCCTAGTCCCGGAAGCCGTTGCATTCGCCTTTGTGGCTGGCGTGAACCCACTTGTGGGCCTCTACGCGGCGTTCATGGTGGGCCTGATTACGGCGCTGATCGGCGGACGTCCCGGAATGATTTCCGGTGCGACCGGCGCACTGGCTGTGGTGATGGTCGCGCTCGTTGCGCAGCACGGCGTCGAATATCTCTTCGCCACCGTCGTTCTCATGGGGATCATGCAGATCTTCGCCGGCGTCTTCCGCCTCGGCAAATTCATGCGACTGGTCCCGCACCCTGTCATGCTGGGCTTTGTAAACGGCCTCGCCATCGTGATCTTCCTGGCGCAGCTGTCCCAGTTCAAAGTGCCCGGCAGCGTCGTGACCACCGATCACGGCATGACGGGTGGTGAGTGGCTCAGCGGCCTGCCCCTCGTCATGATGCTGGGGCTTGTCGCTCTCACCATGGCCATCATCTGGGTCACGCCGAAGATCACACGGGCCATTCCAGCTCCCCTCGCCGGTATCGGCATTGTTGCGGCCCTCGTTATCGGTTTTGGTATTGATGTGCCTCGGGTCGGCGATCTCGCTTCGATCAAGGGGGGTCTGCCGCCCTTCCACCTGCCGATGGTGCCGCTCAGTCTTGAAACATTCCAGATCATCTTTCCGTATGCCCTCATTCTGGCAGCGATCGGCCTGATCGAGAGTTTGCTGACCCTGAACCTTGTCGGCGAGATCACCGGCCAGCGCGGCGGCGCATCACAGGAATGCATCGCCCAGGGCACGGCCAATGTCGTCACCGGCTTTTTCGGCGGCATGGGCGGCTGCGCCATGATCGGCCAGTCCATGATCAACGTGAAGTCCGGCGGCCGCACACGCATTGCCGGGGTTGCCGCGGCGCTGTTTCTGCTCGCCTTCATCCTCTTTGCCTCACCGCTGATCGAAATGATCCCCCTGGCCGCTCTTGTAGGCGTGATGTTCATGGTCGTGATCGGCACCTTCGCCTGGCGCAGTCTGGTGATCATGCAGAAAATTCCGCTGATCGACGCCTTTGTCATCGTCCTCGTGACCGTCGTCACCGTCTGGCACGATCTGGCCGTTGCCGTCGTCGTCGGAGTCATTGTCTCAGCGCTCGCCTATGCCTGGAACAACGCTTCGCGCATTCACGCCCGCACACGGATGAATGATGATGGCCACAAGGTCTATGAGATCGACGGACCGTTGTTCTTCGGCTCGGCCAGTGGTTTCACAGAACTCTTCGATCCGGCAGGCGACCCTGACCGCGTCATCGTCGATTTCATGAACAGTCGTGTGGTGGATCAGTCCGCCCTCCAGGCGATTGAGGACATTGCCGCCAAATATGAGGGCCAGGGCAAGGAAATCCGCCTGCGGCACCTGACGCCGGTCTGTCACCGGCTTCTGGGGCGCGCCGGTCAGCTGATGATCGACAGCGACGATGATCCACAATATGGCGTCGCGGTGGACTATTCCGTTCGCACAGGACGGTTAAGCGGCGGCCACTGA
- a CDS encoding aspartate-semialdehyde dehydrogenase, whose protein sequence is MEFRVAVVGATGMVGQEVLAILSERLFPAKEVIALASRSSQGREVSFGDKTLKCQDLAQFDFSKADIAIFAAGGSISEEFGPKAAKAGCVVIDNSSHFRLDPDVPLIVPEVNPDAVRGFKKKNIIANPNCSTAQLVVALKPLHDRAKIKRVVVSTYQSVSGAGREAADELFTQTKGIFVNDHPDPERFTKQIAFNVIPHIDVFLDDGSTKEEFKMVAETKKILDPSIKLNATAVRVPVFVGHSEAVNIEFENEITDDEARDILREAPGCMVIDKREDGGYITPVECVGDFATFISRIRVDPTVENGLNIWVVSDNLRKGAALNAVQIAELLINRNLIEDRS, encoded by the coding sequence ATGGAGTTTCGCGTCGCCGTTGTCGGGGCCACCGGTATGGTGGGTCAAGAGGTCCTTGCGATCCTGTCAGAGCGGCTCTTCCCAGCGAAGGAAGTGATCGCGCTCGCCTCCCGGTCGTCACAGGGTCGGGAAGTGTCCTTTGGAGACAAGACACTGAAGTGCCAGGATCTGGCCCAGTTCGATTTCTCGAAGGCGGACATTGCGATTTTCGCCGCTGGCGGATCCATTTCGGAAGAATTCGGCCCCAAGGCCGCCAAGGCCGGCTGCGTCGTCATCGACAACTCATCCCATTTCCGCCTTGACCCGGACGTGCCGCTGATCGTGCCAGAGGTGAACCCGGACGCCGTGCGTGGCTTCAAGAAAAAGAACATCATTGCCAACCCGAACTGCTCGACCGCGCAGCTCGTCGTGGCGCTGAAGCCGCTGCATGATCGGGCGAAAATCAAGCGCGTTGTCGTCTCAACCTACCAGTCCGTGTCCGGTGCCGGGCGCGAGGCCGCCGATGAGCTGTTCACCCAGACCAAAGGCATCTTCGTCAACGATCATCCCGATCCGGAGCGCTTCACCAAGCAGATCGCTTTCAACGTCATCCCGCATATCGACGTGTTTCTGGACGATGGGTCGACCAAGGAAGAGTTCAAAATGGTTGCCGAGACCAAGAAGATTCTCGACCCATCAATCAAGCTCAACGCCACCGCCGTGCGTGTGCCTGTCTTTGTCGGCCACTCCGAAGCGGTGAACATCGAGTTTGAAAACGAGATCACCGATGACGAAGCGCGGGACATCCTGCGCGAGGCCCCCGGCTGCATGGTCATCGATAAACGTGAAGATGGCGGCTACATCACGCCAGTGGAATGCGTCGGCGACTTTGCGACGTTCATCAGCCGGATCCGTGTCGACCCGACCGTCGAGAACGGCCTGAATATCTGGGTTGTGTCGGACAATCTGCGGAAGGGTGCAGCGCTGAATGCCGTGCAGATTGCCGAACTGCTGATCAATCGCAATCTGATCGAAGATCGCAGCTAA
- a CDS encoding YqaE/Pmp3 family membrane protein has product MNTHNTPATNDGGADILRILVAILLPPLGVFLQEGIKTQFWINLVLTLLGYIPGIIHAVYIILKR; this is encoded by the coding sequence ATGAACACACATAATACACCCGCCACAAACGATGGAGGCGCAGATATTCTGCGCATCCTCGTCGCCATCCTCCTGCCGCCACTTGGCGTCTTTTTGCAGGAGGGGATTAAAACACAATTCTGGATTAATCTGGTCCTGACATTGCTCGGTTATATTCCGGGCATCATCCACGCCGTCTACATTATCCTCAAACGATAG
- a CDS encoding RluA family pseudouridine synthase yields MTTEPITIEVDEDNAGERLDKWFSQQVDTLSRARVKALIEGGALTRDGTVCEDPKWKIRAGEVFVLTPPPVADPTPRPENIPLDVLFEDDDLIVINKPAGLVVHPAAGNWTGTLVNALLHHCGDTLSGIGGVARPGIVHRLDKETSGVMVVAKNDQAHQGLSDQWAVHDIERAYLAVCHGSPRPTVGTIHLPMARAQNDRKKMTVVGWDRPEGKEAVTHFKRVEAYGDGRAKLAGDVLASLVECRLETGRTHQIRVHMSHIGHPLIGDQVYGRSGVPGLRPGDPAADHALEVVRNFRRQALHAAVLGFEHPVTGEDLRFETAPPADFNVLTDAMRAL; encoded by the coding sequence ATGACGACAGAACCCATCACAATCGAAGTCGACGAGGACAATGCCGGTGAGAGGCTGGACAAATGGTTCAGCCAGCAGGTCGACACCCTGTCACGCGCGCGCGTAAAGGCACTCATCGAAGGCGGCGCCCTGACCCGCGACGGCACCGTCTGCGAAGACCCGAAATGGAAGATCCGCGCCGGCGAGGTCTTTGTCCTGACACCGCCGCCCGTCGCGGACCCCACGCCGCGGCCCGAGAACATCCCGCTGGATGTCCTGTTCGAGGATGACGACCTGATCGTCATCAACAAGCCCGCTGGCCTTGTGGTCCATCCGGCCGCCGGCAACTGGACCGGGACGCTGGTCAATGCCCTCCTCCATCATTGCGGCGATACGCTGTCCGGAATCGGGGGCGTGGCGCGGCCGGGCATTGTACATCGGCTCGACAAGGAAACATCGGGCGTGATGGTGGTCGCGAAGAACGACCAGGCCCACCAGGGGCTGAGCGACCAATGGGCCGTCCACGATATTGAGCGTGCCTATCTTGCCGTTTGCCATGGCAGCCCCCGCCCCACGGTCGGCACCATTCATCTGCCGATGGCCCGGGCACAGAACGACCGCAAGAAGATGACGGTGGTTGGCTGGGACCGACCGGAAGGCAAAGAGGCCGTCACCCACTTCAAACGGGTCGAGGCCTATGGCGATGGTCGCGCCAAACTTGCCGGCGATGTCCTTGCGTCGCTGGTCGAGTGTCGCCTGGAGACCGGCCGCACCCATCAGATCCGTGTTCACATGAGCCATATCGGCCATCCGCTGATCGGTGATCAGGTCTACGGCCGCTCCGGCGTGCCGGGTCTGCGGCCGGGGGATCCTGCCGCTGATCATGCCCTTGAAGTCGTACGGAACTTCCGGCGACAGGCGCTGCACGCCGCTGTTCTGGGATTTGAACACCCGGTCACGGGCGAGGACCTGCGATTTGAAACGGCACCGCCTGCGGACTTCAATGTCCTGACAGATGCCATGAGAGCACTGTGA
- the recF gene encoding DNA replication/repair protein RecF (All proteins in this family for which functions are known are DNA-binding proteins that assist the filamentation of RecA onto DNA for the initiation of recombination or recombinational repair.), with the protein MRRIRRITLQDFRSYRQLDLVLDGRSVALSGANGSGKTNLLEALSMVSPGRGLRRAALGDMQRQGTQGGWGVGVQLMGEADFEPTPLSVMATPPAPFRKVARVDGSSAPSAGVFLDYLNFSWLTPAQDRLFVEGASERRRFLDRMTLSRDKAHAQSSTQYEKAMRQRTAALLSGRSDPQVLTILERQMAENGVAIAASRRVMAGELVRGYAALRSGAFPSASLSLSGRLEEALGTQDAATVEDDFAEALARSRRRDAEAGRALIGPHRSDFEVIHLEKAQPARLCSTGEQKALLIGLVLAHAAALDEAADAPLFLLLDEVAAHLDSDRRAALADILTELGCQAFMTGTDSELFAPWGARAQHFNVAADGITEQL; encoded by the coding sequence ATGCGCCGTATCCGGCGTATCACGCTTCAGGATTTTCGTTCCTATCGCCAGCTCGACCTGGTGCTCGATGGCCGATCGGTGGCGCTGTCCGGCGCAAACGGCTCGGGCAAGACCAATCTGCTCGAAGCGCTGTCGATGGTATCTCCGGGGCGGGGGCTGCGCCGCGCCGCGCTTGGCGACATGCAGCGGCAGGGGACACAAGGCGGTTGGGGTGTTGGTGTTCAACTCATGGGGGAGGCGGACTTTGAGCCAACGCCCTTATCGGTCATGGCAACGCCGCCCGCGCCGTTCCGGAAAGTCGCCCGGGTCGATGGTAGCTCAGCGCCCAGTGCCGGCGTCTTTCTCGATTATCTGAACTTCAGCTGGCTGACCCCGGCCCAGGACCGCCTGTTCGTTGAGGGCGCTTCTGAGCGGCGGCGATTTCTCGACCGGATGACCCTGTCCCGGGACAAGGCCCATGCGCAGTCTTCAACCCAGTATGAAAAGGCGATGCGTCAGCGGACGGCAGCCCTGTTGTCCGGCCGCAGCGACCCGCAGGTGCTGACCATTCTTGAACGCCAGATGGCGGAAAATGGCGTTGCCATCGCCGCGTCACGGCGCGTGATGGCAGGAGAGCTTGTGCGAGGCTACGCAGCACTGCGCAGCGGGGCCTTTCCGTCGGCAAGCCTGTCGCTCAGTGGTCGCCTTGAAGAAGCGCTGGGGACGCAGGACGCGGCCACAGTGGAGGACGACTTTGCCGAGGCACTGGCGCGGTCCCGACGGCGGGATGCGGAGGCCGGGCGGGCCCTGATTGGACCTCACCGCTCTGACTTTGAGGTTATTCATCTGGAAAAGGCCCAGCCGGCGCGGCTCTGCTCGACCGGGGAGCAGAAGGCGCTTCTGATCGGCCTGGTCCTGGCCCATGCAGCGGCGCTTGATGAAGCGGCGGATGCGCCCCTGTTCCTGCTGCTGGATGAAGTCGCGGCTCACCTCGACTCGGACCGTCGGGCGGCGCTGGCCGACATTCTGACGGAGCTGGGATGCCAAGCGTTTATGACTGGAACGGATAGCGAACTTTTTGCGCCGTGGGGTGCGCGGGCGCAGCATTTCAACGTCGCCGCCGACGGGATTACCGAACAGCTGTAG
- the dnaN gene encoding DNA polymerase III subunit beta: protein MKVTIERATLLKALSHAQSVVERRNTIPILSNVLMRADGGTLSLTATDLDIEILEKVPADIEQPGAATASAVTLFDIVKKLPDGGQILLETRGETGRLAIESGKSSFQLAILPDQDFPALTNQSDDGVHFTMPANALRRLIDKTRFAMSQEETRYYLNGIYLHAELDGGSPSLRAVATDGHRLARLDADLPNGAEDIPGVIVPRKAVLELRRLLEDAGDEIEITVSESRIRFFSNDIQLTSKLIDGTFPDYRRVIPDGNDRVLTVDNADFRRAVDRVSTVSADKTRSVKLSLEDDMLKLLVNNPEAGSATEELSVDYQAEKLDIGFNAKYLLDIANQVDGETAVFHFADSASPTVVTDAEDPRALYVLMPLRV, encoded by the coding sequence ATGAAAGTCACCATCGAACGCGCTACACTGCTCAAAGCCTTGAGCCACGCTCAAAGTGTTGTTGAACGCCGGAACACCATTCCGATCCTGTCCAACGTGCTGATGCGGGCCGACGGGGGCACGCTGTCGCTGACAGCCACAGACCTCGATATCGAGATCCTGGAAAAAGTGCCGGCGGATATCGAGCAACCGGGTGCTGCGACGGCATCGGCGGTCACTCTGTTCGACATCGTCAAGAAGCTGCCCGATGGCGGCCAGATCCTTCTGGAAACCCGCGGCGAGACCGGGCGTTTGGCCATTGAGTCGGGCAAGTCGTCATTCCAGCTGGCGATCCTCCCGGATCAGGATTTTCCGGCCCTGACCAATCAGAGCGATGATGGCGTGCACTTCACCATGCCCGCAAACGCCCTGCGGCGTCTGATCGACAAGACACGCTTTGCGATGTCGCAGGAAGAAACGCGTTACTATCTCAACGGTATCTATCTGCATGCGGAGTTGGATGGCGGGTCTCCATCGCTGCGCGCCGTCGCGACGGATGGTCACCGGTTGGCGCGCCTTGATGCGGATTTGCCAAACGGCGCCGAGGATATTCCCGGCGTGATCGTTCCCCGCAAAGCTGTGCTGGAGCTGCGGCGCCTGCTCGAGGATGCGGGCGATGAGATTGAGATCACCGTGTCTGAATCCCGTATCCGGTTCTTCTCCAACGATATTCAGCTGACATCAAAGCTGATCGACGGGACGTTCCCCGACTATCGCCGGGTCATTCCCGACGGTAACGACCGTGTGCTGACCGTCGACAATGCAGATTTCCGCCGCGCCGTGGATCGGGTGTCGACGGTGTCTGCTGACAAGACACGCTCGGTCAAGCTGTCACTCGAAGACGACATGCTGAAGCTGCTTGTGAACAACCCCGAGGCGGGGAGCGCGACGGAAGAGCTGTCAGTCGACTATCAGGCTGAGAAGCTCGATATCGGCTTTAATGCCAAATATTTGCTCGACATCGCCAATCAGGTCGATGGTGAGACAGCGGTCTTCCACTTTGCGGATTCTGCATCCCCCACCGTGGTCACCGATGCGGAAGATCCCCGCGCGCTTTACGTCCTGATGCCATTGCGGGTGTGA
- the rpoH gene encoding RNA polymerase sigma factor RpoH translates to MANALTPTGSALTPEGGLSRYLSEIRKFPMLEKDQEYMLAKRFAEHADPDAAQQLITSHLRLVAKIAMGYRGYGLPTGEVISEGNVGLMQAVKKFDPDKGFRLSTYAMWWIRAAIQEYILRSWSLVKIGTTAAQKKLFFNLRRLKGQIDAVDDGDLKPDEVEHIATKLGVTHDEVVSMNRRMAGGDNSLNAPMRTDGDGGSEWQDWLVDDNAVNAEAQLANSDEFDTRMDLLQRAMGELNERERHILSERRLTESPKTLEDLSTEYSVSRERIRQIEVRAFEKLQKAMKRLDREMREDTLK, encoded by the coding sequence ATGGCGAATGCTTTAACACCGACCGGCTCTGCGCTGACCCCTGAAGGCGGGTTGTCACGCTATCTGTCGGAAATCCGCAAATTTCCAATGCTGGAAAAAGACCAGGAATACATGCTCGCCAAGCGTTTTGCCGAACATGCTGACCCTGATGCCGCCCAGCAATTGATTACCTCTCACCTCCGCCTCGTGGCCAAGATCGCCATGGGCTATCGCGGCTACGGCCTGCCCACCGGAGAAGTCATCTCGGAGGGCAATGTCGGCCTGATGCAGGCCGTCAAGAAATTCGATCCTGACAAGGGCTTTCGCCTTTCCACATACGCCATGTGGTGGATCCGCGCCGCGATCCAGGAATACATCCTGCGGTCATGGAGCCTTGTGAAAATCGGCACCACCGCCGCGCAGAAGAAGCTTTTCTTCAACCTGCGCCGCCTCAAGGGGCAGATCGATGCTGTGGACGATGGCGACCTGAAGCCCGATGAGGTGGAGCACATCGCCACCAAACTGGGTGTTACCCATGATGAGGTCGTGTCCATGAACCGCCGGATGGCCGGGGGCGACAACTCGCTCAACGCGCCAATGCGGACGGACGGCGACGGTGGTTCGGAGTGGCAGGACTGGCTCGTTGACGACAATGCCGTCAACGCTGAAGCCCAACTTGCCAATTCTGATGAGTTCGACACGCGCATGGACCTGCTGCAGCGGGCCATGGGCGAGCTCAATGAGCGCGAACGTCACATCCTCTCCGAGCGCCGCCTGACCGAGTCGCCAAAGACGCTCGAAGATCTGTCCACAGAATATAGCGTCTCGCGCGAGCGTATTCGGCAGATTGAGGTCCGCGCCTTTGAAAAACTGCAGAAGGCCATGAAACGCCTCGACCGTGAGATGCGTGAAGACACGTTGAAGTAA